The Engystomops pustulosus chromosome 2, aEngPut4.maternal, whole genome shotgun sequence genomic interval GTTGGTACACAGGGTGTTTGGGGTAGCATGCTAGGTTATGTGGGGGAAGGCAGGCACTGGCTAGATGCTGCCCCACCGAGAACTAGAGAAGTGAGGAAGGTGTGTTACGAAAGTAAAATTTGCCAGATCACATGGAGGGGGTGGGAAATGGGTGGAGGGGTTAACATACTTTATTGTAATTGCTTTGGAAAACCATTTGTCTGTGTCATTGCCATTATATAACAATGAAAAATATCTTCTGTGGTATAAGCATCAATAAAGCGCTGTTTAGCAAGCCACATCTATTTAATGTTTCGGTCTTGGTTTTTTAAAAATCAACCGGTGaggttttaataaaaaatatttgcaatTGAACTTCTACTGAGCGCTGAGTTAATGATTTATTGAAATAAGGATTGGTACCCCTACTTGTGGACCTACTACAATTTTGTTCAGCATGGAGTGACCTGTAATAATATTCTAACATATTTTTTATTCCGTTAGTCTTATTGCTAGAGTCTAAAAGTTCTGAATTgtgtaaaattttaaataaaaaaagtccTCGGATTAGGATAGAGCAATATGTTTTCTTGGTCACTTGGTAGCTATTTATTCAGCACAACTTGAGTTTGAGGGGTTTTATTTCATCTATTTGGATGTAAACTTTTACATTGGCAAATTTTGGTGGACTGAAAATTGGACATGTTGTATACTATTAGcggccttttttatttttcctcttcTCATTACAGCACCAAATCAGATGAAAGCTAAAGAAGGTAGAAGCTCTTATGGCTCTTCACGTTACGATGATTATGACAGATACAATAGGCGTTCCAGAAGCCGCAGTTATGAAAGAAGGAGGTCTAGGAGTCGTTCTTTTGAGCAGAATTATGACAGATCGTATAGTCCCAGAGGGTAAGTATATATTGTGATGGTATGGCTTGTTATTTTTGTTGCAAAACAGtggtttaactttttattttatatacttacTAGGCGAGCTGAAAGACCACGGCGCAGTAGGAGCCGTTCACATCATGGCCGGTGAGTAAACTTTTGCAAAGTTTCTTgcatacacatccagtatatttGCATTTGCTATCTGGATGTGTTCTTGTTTGTATCCATAGTTGAATCTGCGTTCAGTTATAGCAGCTTGACATGTGTGAACTTTTTCCAGCTTTGAATTCATGCATTGAATGTGTCTAAAATGTCTAACACTTGAACTGTTCATAGTTCATATAAAGGTTCTGAATTAAAACATATGTATTAGTTACATTAAAACATATGTAACTAATAGTCTCTAACttattctgtcaccactacctgttggagaagcTCTCAAGGACTCCATCCCAGCCTTCATATAGTCAATCCATACATTAAGAattgtaaaataatattttcttatATAAATGAGCCTGGGCACATGGAGGTAAAGTGATGTTATCCCTCCCCTTTCCTTCACCTGCTTATGTCTGTGCTTAATGTAAAGTATTGCTAGGGCTTGTGCTTTATCTGTTGCCTGTGAGAGACTCATACATAGGCTAAAtagtgtataggagtaacagcaTGTCAGCCAGtatcaggagtgtcacatcattatacaagctgtcagtcatgtgtataggagtatctcatacacacacatgctgcagggggcgtggccaccagtacCAAAAAACACATAgaagagccagcaccaggagtgtcacatcattatataggctgtcagtcatgcactggaggttgtggctgtgcctcccactcatgaataaaatGGACAACTCAATATGATAATGGAtcattggacccatctctggtcatttgcatgcagctttaggacctgattgtttgttcctctacatgcctgtaaactctgTCTAGGGATGGGGACAAAGCTTTATAAAGGAAGTTAATGAAATTATATTTGGTTGTTGGTGGTTAATATGCCTGATGGGCTCAACATGAGTCATAATGAGGCTGCACCACTGTTAGTTCCTACAAGAGTCTTACTAGCCTCCGGTATAGATACAATCCCCAATGACTCCCCACTGGCCCATCTTAGGGGTAATTCCTACTCCCCCACTTGCAGCCCCCCTCCTGTGTGCTGGTATGTGGGTACAGTTTGCTGTCAGATTATTTAGGCCGCATAGTTTGGCTGATTCAATGACGCTTGGAGTCTGAGCTTTGTGTTCTTTGAAAATGTGGTGTTCTGCTCCTACATTCAGGTGTGCTTTGCTACATATTTGTAATTTCATTCAGTCTCTATTTACTGGGGGTAAAATTGCCCTGATTGTGGACTAACGTGTATATCTCAAATAGTGACTTCACACTGCCCTTCTGATATTGCAGGTGAATTGTGcaaaataaatgtgttaaaaACACAACTGCATGAAAAAAAGTTGAACAATATGGGATATTTCCAAAGTAACCTTATTATCTTATCTTAGATTCAATCGCCGACCAAGATCACAATCTAGATCAAACTCTAGATCTCGATCCAAATCCCAgccaagagaagaaagaaaagagcaaCGTCGTTCTGGATCCAGATCTCAGTCCCGATCCAAAGCAGATGGCAAATACAAAGCAAGTCGGGAGTCCAGAAAAGAAGAGCGGGAAAGGTCAAAGTCTCGGTCTCATTCAGAGTCGAGGTCAAGATCAAAATCAAGATCGCGGTCCTGGAACAGTCACAAATCAAGTGGTCATTAATATGGCGCCTGTGAACCATTTTATTCAGAGAAATGTgatggtggttttttttttttttttaattctctccATCTAcgccccctcccacacacaccttttttttttttttttttttttttgtgtgtgcaagCAATAGTCATAATCATTTCTGTTACTTGTCTAACAGCAGCTGATCAAACTAAATTAAGATATTTTACAGTTAGTAGAATACAATATTTTCTTTTGGAACACGTCTTTAATGTTTGACGTGCTGATAAGAGAGTTTAGTAAGGGCATGTCTATTAGTTACTAGTGCTATCTCGCTATAAGTCACTAAACCAAAAAACAATGGCTAATGGACCATAAAAGTATTCTGCATTCTTCTACAGCAAGATTGTATTTGTTTCTACCTAGCTGTATTAGTTTACTTTGTtctgcatttaaaaataaaagggaAGAAGCATAGTAATGGTGCTGCAGAATTAGGTTATCAGGTATCAGTGGATCGCCAACATGTAGTATATAGATTCTGCAACCCACCCTCACCAATATGAAGAGTATTAGTAATTCTAATAGTACTGCAAATCCTGAGGACAGATCCTAATGCAGCCCATGCTAGCCTGATCTAGTACtgtgaaattacattttattataatttggGTACAAATGCTCTAAGAGTATTTGGTTGTCTCAAAGTACATACACAGGTTCATTTTACTAGTTCTTGACAAGGTATCTCTTCTATTAATCCATCTATctcattt includes:
- the SRSF10 gene encoding serine/arginine-rich splicing factor 10; this translates as MSRYLRPPNTSLFVRNVADDIRSEDLRREFGRYGPIVDVYVPLDFYNRRPRGFAYVQFEDVRDAEDALHNLDRRWICGRQIEIQFAQGDRKTPNQMKAKEGRSSYGSSRYDDYDRYNRRSRSRSYERRRSRSRSFEQNYDRSYSPRGRAERPRRSRSRSHHGRFNRRPRSQSRSNSRSRSKSQPREERKEQRRSGSRSQSRSKADGKYKASRESRKEERERSKSRSHSESRSRSKSRSRSWNSHKSSGH